Part of the Vigna unguiculata cultivar IT97K-499-35 chromosome 3, ASM411807v1, whole genome shotgun sequence genome, TGTAATGAAACATGGTCCAAACTTGGACTCCTTCCCCTGTACGGACATACATTCAGGCTTTAACTTTGTTATTTTCCAGTGTaccaaatttttgttttatttcgaAATTACTTTTTGGATCGTATATTTACATTCTCAAAAGTCTACTTCAAAATGAGAGAGGCGGTTCAAGAAATTAATGAAAtgcaacataaaataattacacatttACTGAAGTAtaagattttcaaaaattaaaaaatatattatttttttaaattgtattttttatttgtatgcaTAAATATCGTTTCCATAAAAAAATGATTCACATACGGGAGATGTTTCCATTCtcattcatttcttttttaaactcAACAGTCACGatactaaaattttcaattccaATTTTGAAAGTTGCGTTATTACTATAGTTTGATAAATGAaagtacattttttaattttatttttatgcataGTAATGTTTCTTGACTTGGTTTTGacttattaaatttatacacATTTTAATGATAGTGTTTATGGCTAATGGcctgaaaatatatttattaaaatttttgttaaatatatttgtactcTCTAaatggaaaattgaaatttattattgtctcaaaatttaatatgtttttgtttacaaattttaaaaataaatgaatataatcctcttaacaaattaacaataaattttttgtgTGTTAAATAGTCATTTAAACTGACATTTGAATTataatgtgtcaaatagtataaagaATTCAAATACTAACACAAAACATTGttattgttgaaaatatattaatatgttttggttaataagattatgtttatttacttttaaaatttaatgactaaattgtatcaaaattttagataaatacaaattttaattttatgtcaaaatttaaaaattaaaaacatatttaattcttaaaaatttgataaaaaaaaactatctttGTATCGATCAAGTATTTAAGtactatatattatttgaaGTTCATACatactatatattatttttacttataatttataactaaaaaattatgtaaaccTATGTATATTTATcaacttatattatttattgttacattatTTTAGTTCTTGTTTGAATTAATTGCgaaatacttttaaaaacttaaaaattacactgtttttatcataaaacatgttattaatatttataatcaatttaaagGTCAACTTGTCAAAATgaagggaaaattttaaaacattaagcTTGTtagtaaaaaatacttattaaaaGGACTAACAATAGCCTTCAAAAAGTCTTGTTAACAAGAAAGCTTGGGGTTTATAGTTGAAAAAAAAGTCTGTTCAAACTTCAAAAACCTAATTATTAATGTAAAGCACATGAGTATAGGtttattgtaattttgttaTATCCATGTCCGTCAATGGTGGTCATAAaagttttgatattttaaaaatacaaaattatttcaaaaaatgtttTCGAAATTGTTTTCTGTTACTCCTTTAATGGTAATATTAAGACATGTTTTGATATTAAAACGAAAACAAGTGCacgaatttaaaaatttagatgAAGCAAATATAATGTTTTGATATTAAAACGAAAACAAGGGCACGAATATAAAGTTTAAATGTGATGGAGCATAATAAAACCCTTTTAAAAcatacttaaatatttttaaattgaattatttaaataagcaccatttcaaactttattaggttaaaaaaaaagtgtactTTCAGAGTATAGTTGTGAATAGGGATTGTTAGTTTTCAGATCCAATTCAATTTTGGGGTTTTAGACTTTTCAAGGTTAAGCTGCTGAGTGAGAGACTCAATAATAAATTAcagggtgcaggaagaaattttCCTCAAGTTATAACCACTCGAATAAGACTAACTTGACTGGGGCTTAAATTACATGAACccataatatttaaacaaaatggaccattatttgtttgtgtatttaaataaataaaaaaattggagcttcttcctttacctccaAGCATTTATTCACtatctcaatatttttttagaatgtATTAAATAACCCTTAACTTTTTAACTATggtaaacaataatttttttttctttttatatttatgtaagtATAGGATTTTCAAAACTGattaaagaaattaacaaatttcaaaattcagttaaaaaaattacaagattTTGAAATCTGATTaataaagttacaaaatttCGAAATCTAATTAACcaattatcatatttaaatatatatatatatatatatatatatattattaattttatttttaattattttctttgttttgttttaacttttttagtgttattttttttacttttatttattttttaatttctttgtacattatataaaaaaatttatatatatatatttcaaaatccggtaattttgttaactttattttaaaattggtaatttctttaatcaaattttgaaatgtaataatttttttaaccagattttgaaatttaatattcTCTGAATGGTTAAAAAGATGTAAAGGGGTGTATGCTAGTGGGTGGggtaaatataaaagaatagaaaatatattttttatcttaattaaaaGGTCAAAGATCATTTAAGGAGTTCtaaaaaattttggaggtgGTGAAAGAAATGCTTGGAGGTTAAAGAAGAAacccaaaaaatattaaattcctATCCTTTTTTAACCAAAAGGTTGATCTATGAGTAGGAATTTAAGACAGTATTagattaaaaaacacaaatgtaaaattaaaacacaattaaaatttttattgacGATATGAGATAATATTaagctaaaatataataaactaaatataatgtaacgattttatattttaaaaaaataaaatcttataaaCAGTATTTGAAGTCATATGAACACTATCATTCCCTCAATCGCTGTTAGTATCATTGAATAAATATATGAAGTAATTGATGAAATAACAATATACAATTTAATTGGctgtgtaaaagaaaaaaaaaactgaaatatacttttagtccctatttttgttgattttattcaatttggttcttattttcgttttatatTCAGTTAGGTTCTCATTTTCGTTAAATTATGGTCAATTAGATCATTTTCACTAaaggtgtttaaatagttaacgttttttaacAGTACATGTTACGTATCAGCTcttggtttttttgattttttttgattttattaaattttttttgatttttttttgatttttttaatttttttaatttcaaaaaaagtgtccacgtgtcaagtcacaattgtgccacgtgtcaatgctagtgccacgtgtcagtttgtagttgtattatttatttttgttcaatttagtcccgatattcgttatttttgttcaatttagtccctatattctttttgtttaatttagtcccaaatttttttaaaaataaaaccatttaatttttaaattgacattattattagttattttttaattttattataaattataatatttagttattaattgaatataattcttaaattcaattgttaaatagaatataattatttaaatattattaaaatataattattaaaattttaaaaatatatattaacatttgtaaaattcacatttaaatttaaaatatttaatatttttattgcattttagatattaaaatctaaaatattttatatgtaaatgttaattttacaaatattagtttatttttctaaaatattttattttgaatatttaaaatatttttatatatcaattttaaaaatattttagaatataaatattaaaaaaaataataatattcttataatattttaaataattttattctatttagcaattaaatataagcatttattcaatttataattaaatttaatattttataattgaatttaaaaaataataaattcaaaggtcaattttagaaaatatattaatataatttgtataaaagatattaaatttagtgtcaatttgaaagggacaaaattgattaatttgaacaaaaatttggactaaattaaacaaaaataacgaatatagggactaaattaaacaaaaataataatactaccataaattgacacgtggcactattattgacacgtggcacaactgtgacttgacacgtggaccatttttttaaaataaaaaatatttaaaaaaataaaaaataaataaaaaagccaggagttgacacgtggcatgtacggttcaaaaacgttaactatttaaacaccgttagtgaaaaagaccaaatttaccacaatttaacgaaaatgaggacctaattgaatataaaatgaaaatgaggacctaattaaaaataaaacgaaaataaagaccaaattgaataaaataaacaaaaataaggaccagatgtatatttaaaaaaaaaggataattttattaaaattgttgtaCTTGTGACtatcaatatttcaaaatgttGTTGTTGACGTGCAGTGCTAAACTCCAAAATGAAAAAACTACTAGaacataaacaatttaaaagatccaaacaattttataagaatAGGAGGAAAATTAATATCACTTTATAATTTCAACGTTTCATACTAACTTTGTATTTTCGTAAAAAAGTTTgtaatatctaaaataaaaaaaaaaagtatactgaaaattcattgaatttgaaaattaagaaattgcAAATCTTtctacttatattttttaattgatttgatttcaaaTCGAAGAGTTTAAAATCAAGACTTAAAagtaaatagtatatatatatatatatatatatatatatatatatatatatatatatatatatatatatatatatatatatatatatattttgtaaccTTTGATGAATACGGTGACAACTTTATCAGAGCTATTAAAAATTTAGTCTTGTTTACTGAATATATTTTTAGCatataaacttaaaaagtaCAACAACTGACCCCAATGTATGACATTTCTatgttttttgtgaaaattaatCCCTTATTATGCTTGTTAGCATTAACTACgtctaaatttgaattttttttatttctatttattttatgtgtatatttaatttatctcattCATTTAAATCCAAGATTTGTAATAAGCTATCAGTTTGACTTTTCAAAATCTACACTAATTTACAAAAAGCAaacctctttatttattttttttaaaatacacttATGAAATTTATAGTAAGACAAATTGATTtgaattcaaattaataaatcttaaatatattAGGGTTGATACCAAAGCTTTTGATATTCTGcccattaatataaataaatttgtaatgaacaaaatattcACTACAATTATAATATTCTGTTATTAAATCATCATTTAATACatagatatattattatcaatttatcatttaatatgaaaatgaaaaataagaacGTGGATATAATAGAATTTTTTGTTATCAAAATTGTATACCgcgatttaataaaaaaaattaaatgtatttataatacatcatcctattttcaaattatatgtaatatagatatattgtaataaaagatttaaacataaacataaaaactatattctattattaaattatcatttaatGAAATACGAATTGATAAAAATTagcataatatttttctatcaaaatgtaaaataccacttaaaataaaatattcagcacattattttatttcaactaaataaaagagtatatatatatatatatatatatatatatatatataaaataataattcatctaatttttatattctgtattttttttctaattgtatcatgtaatataaaatattttacaaaaattatttaatagattTTACTGAttcgtttttcatattttattattttgtcttaataaataaacatttcacaaaatgaaatatttaaataaaaccaaattgtgtaaagaaaaaattaagatattatcGGACTTCTTATAATTcaactatatatttttaacaaatattatattagtttattattctttattttatatttgtctagtataatataaattcattcaaaataatgtattattacCATAAAATCAATCAGATTATATAAGAAactatataagaatataatCTGTAGTTTCCATACAATtcaatacaaatatattatgGTGCAGGACATATATATACAGTAGTTTTGTATTGTTTATTAGAACAGagtaatattttcaaaatagttacatgatataatatattagataatattataattttcttaaaaattttttgaataatatattgtttaattatattacataacttaaaattttaattaactagaaaaactatttcatttatttaatatatatttcttgaataatttaaattttggaaaaattgtttcccatatttgatttgatttatttaaaaattgaaaggtCCGTCAGTTGAAAACCGAGTGGCCACACAGATTAGAATATGGGACGCACCCGGTGTTGTTATCTCTCTCTCTCGATGTGGGATTGGATCCcataaaatccattttattctGTAACACACCATCATTCACGCTCCGTCCCTCTTAATctttcttcatcatcatcttcttcttccctcCCAGGCCTCAATTCCAATCGCCATGCCTCATCCCACGCACCACCCCCAATCCCAACCCCAACCCCAACCCCAACCAAAACCTAATCCCAaccttctctctctcttcctcaaACCCATCATTATGCTTATTCTCACctccctcttcttcctcttcataGGCTTCGCTGCCTTTCTCCTTCTCCACCTCTTCCTCCTTGGCGGCGCCTTCCACCGCCTTCGCTTCCGCCCCTCCTCCGCCTCCGCCTCCGCTTCCAACGCCCTCCTTCCTCGCGAAATCAATAAGCTCCCTCGCTTTCGCCTCTCCCGGGGATCCCACATGCTAGCCGACTCCCACTGCGTTGTCTGTTTAGACGCCTTTCGCAGCGGCCAGTGTTGCCGGAAACTCGCCGCCTGCGGTCACGTCTTTCACCGCAGGTGCGTCGACACGTGGCTCCTCAAAGTCGCCGCATGCCCCACGTGCCGTACACCCGTGCGATTTAATGCCGGGCCTCCAGTACATGACGCAACACTAGGTTCTGCTTTTGGCCAGTTTCAAGCCTGCGAAACTGACTCCATTGCCGACACCCTTTTATAGCTTGTAAGTTATCGGTTTTATGCCGTTTGGTCTAAGAACATATaaggttatttttattctcttttccaCATGTATAGTTTCTTTATCGGATTTGAACTGTAGCAATagttttatttagttttctCATTTTGGAAGTATCAGAaagaagtgaagaaaaaaaataggaatttgCCTTAAAATCTAACTCTGTTGCTCTGATCATCCTCACCTATTTGCCAAATGATTTTTCCTCGGAATGTTTCACAGTTGTTATAAATTCATGAGCTTGGCTATGTcttcatatatttaattgtgaatttgaatttgatagTTGATCGCGTTCCTTATTTAGTCAACCTTGTGGTCGTAATTTCATCTTCGATAAAATTCGGAAAGTAAATTTTCTTGTTCTTGATAGATTGATGCGTAGAGAATTTTTATAGTACATAGATTGATGCCTATATACCGAAGTAGATTACTTTTCCATGGTTGCCTCTAGTGTCGGTTAAGTATTCGTTATTTTTAAAGAGTTATTGAGGCCATTGATTTCTGAAAAATAAGGAGTTCCAGACTACTTTATATAGGGATAGAGATACAAGTGTGTGTATGAATGGTGATATAACGTGATTCAAATAGAGATATAATAAGTATTAACTGAGTGCAGGAAACTTGATGGTGTTTTACATGTTATCGCTCCACAAAAGTGGATTGTCATCGATGAATGATTTAAATTGctgtttgttaatttttgtgaAGGTGTGTGAAACATTGTCGTGTCACTAGCTGCATTCTTTTCTGCTAGTATTTAGTGTTGAGGGATGTCTAGCTCCATAGTCCAACGAACGAAAAACAGTGAACTTATGTATGCAAAAAATCTTGGGCAAGTTACAGACTTTCTTGCGTTTTCTTGAAATTTGTATAGTGTTCCATATAATTAAGGGAACATCATCACTGGCTGATAAAACAAGGGTTTAGTGTGAAATTTTAAGGAACAAGAAGGGTCATTTGGATTGTGTGATGGAAATTTTGTGGTGGATAGATGAGGCGTGTGATGAAATCGTGATTTTGGTGACAAGGGAAAGTTTGTTTACATTGTGAAGTTGATCAAACCCTTCTGCGTTTTGCTgcattttgtataaattatcAGTGGTTTGTTTTAGAAGCTTTTACATATAAGATCAGGTGTATGTAGTTTTCATTTCACCGTATAACAATAataggttttattttatttttctgtagtGTGATTCCTTAAATACTCTGCATgcataaaacatttttcattggagtattattaattattaatggtGGAGTGTGGAGCACGTCCTGCGGTACATCCAGTTCGGCTGTTTTATTTGCTGTGTGGTCTTTGACACAAGCACAAGAAGTTGCTGATAGCTCAGGGGAGCACCAGAGAACTCGCACAAGACATGGTTGATCTTTCTAGATGGTTAACTCCTTAAATCTATGTTTGTTGTGGGGAAAGAAATGgcagaaatgaaaataaagaaggaataaattgagaaaagaaaaatgaataagAAATACAATTGAACTTTTAGTTGTTTGATTCAAgtaaaata contains:
- the LOC114176297 gene encoding RING-H2 finger protein ATL56-like; the encoded protein is MPHPTHHPQSQPQPQPQPKPNPNLLSLFLKPIIMLILTSLFFLFIGFAAFLLLHLFLLGGAFHRLRFRPSSASASASNALLPREINKLPRFRLSRGSHMLADSHCVVCLDAFRSGQCCRKLAACGHVFHRRCVDTWLLKVAACPTCRTPVRFNAGPPVHDATLGSAFGQFQACETDSIADTLL